The Haloplanus salinarum genome includes a region encoding these proteins:
- a CDS encoding DMT family transporter has protein sequence MPADERPASVPVGRYRNAGLFVLLGGLFGCSFVAIKAGLAEVPPLLFAALRFDVAAPLLLAYAAWRFAAWYPRSRADVVAIAVGAVTIVAANNGLLFLGQRAITPAAASVMYGLNPILSPAVAFVLLGQRLDLRGAVGILLGLLGVVVIVQPSPETLASGSTIGQLYVLAAAAIIALGSVLMRRIDATMASIPLTAWAMGLGAALLHVWSVAAGETAAALRTEPTMTLVLAVLVVAIPSTAVAYPIYFVLIRRIGPVRTNLVAYVVPIVAALTGWLLLGEPVTLATAVGFCIVVAGVCLLERHVVAAELGRAAGLVERAGSRSGD, from the coding sequence ATGCCCGCCGACGAACGACCGGCAAGCGTGCCCGTCGGCCGCTACCGGAACGCCGGTCTGTTCGTCCTCCTCGGGGGACTGTTCGGCTGTTCGTTCGTCGCGATCAAGGCCGGGCTGGCGGAGGTCCCACCACTCCTCTTTGCCGCCCTCCGATTCGACGTCGCCGCGCCGCTCCTCCTCGCCTACGCGGCGTGGCGCTTCGCGGCGTGGTATCCGCGGAGCCGCGCCGACGTCGTGGCCATCGCCGTCGGTGCGGTGACCATCGTCGCTGCGAACAACGGCCTGCTCTTTCTCGGCCAGCGAGCTATCACGCCCGCCGCCGCGTCGGTGATGTACGGTCTCAATCCGATCCTCTCACCTGCCGTCGCGTTCGTCCTGCTCGGCCAACGGCTCGACCTCCGCGGGGCCGTCGGCATCCTCCTCGGCCTGCTCGGCGTCGTCGTCATCGTCCAGCCCTCGCCCGAGACCCTCGCGTCGGGGTCGACGATCGGTCAACTGTACGTCCTCGCCGCCGCGGCGATCATCGCCCTCGGGAGCGTGCTCATGCGCCGCATCGACGCGACGATGGCCAGCATCCCGCTGACCGCCTGGGCGATGGGTCTCGGCGCCGCTCTCCTGCACGTCTGGAGCGTCGCCGCCGGCGAAACCGCGGCCGCGCTTCGGACCGAGCCGACGATGACCCTCGTGCTCGCTGTGTTGGTGGTCGCCATCCCGTCGACGGCGGTAGCCTACCCCATCTACTTCGTCCTCATCAGGCGAATCGGTCCCGTGCGGACGAACCTGGTGGCGTACGTGGTCCCCATCGTCGCCGCGCTCACCGGGTGGCTCCTGCTCGGCGAACCGGTCACGCTCGCGACGGCCGTCGGCTTCTGTATCGTCGTCGCCGGCGTCTGCCTCCTCGAACGCCACGTCGTCGCCGCGGAACTCGGGCGGGCAGCCGGGCTGGTCGAGCGCGCGGGATCACGGTCGGGTGACTGA